In one Scomber japonicus isolate fScoJap1 chromosome 6, fScoJap1.pri, whole genome shotgun sequence genomic region, the following are encoded:
- the LOC128359959 gene encoding transcription factor Adf-1-like, whose amino-acid sequence MEDKLIIAVTAHPVLYDTSCLLYRDRYKKEQAWSKVSEVAGLPVDVCRRKWKSLRDTYMRERRKVTETRSGSAAGTAKKWKYFAVLSFLDPFVAPRETSGNMGAGVEEDGAVEYSVGSMEDEGETAGSSGITIGAQADSDIEPESAGAPPDDGPAVSPTAVSAASPAASVPRATKRSRKRAREEENSADSNNRRAELETLVLDTLNGLKQQAQQAQPAPQPPPSEDELFLKSLVPSLERLSPQRKAFVKFQIHKLIYEASTVVLNLEPAE is encoded by the exons ATGGAGGACAAATTGATTATTGCCGTTACAGCTCACCCCGTGCTTTACGACACGTCCTGTCTCCTTTACCGGGATCGGTATAAAAAGGAGCAGGCGTGGAGTAAAGTAAGCGAGGTGGCTGGATTACCTG TTGATGTGTGTCGCAGGAAATGGAAGAGCCTCAGGGACACTTatatgagggagaggaggaaggtgacAGAGACGAGGAGTGGGTCAGCAGCAGGGACAGCGAAGAAGTGGAAGTACTTCGCGGTCCTGTCTTTCCTCGACCCCTTTGTTGCCCCCCGTGAAACAAGCGGGAACATGGGGGCAGGGGTCGAGGAAGATGGGGCCGTGGAGTACAGTGTAGGGTCCATGGAGGACGAGGGAGAGACAGCAGGCTCATCAGGGATTACCATCGGAG CCCAAGCAGATTCTGACATTGAGCCAGAGTCTGCTGGTGCTCCCCCTGATGATGGTCCAGCTGTCTCTCCcactgctgtctctgctgcttcccCTGCTGCTTCAGTGCCAAGAG CGACAAAGAGGTCCAGGAAGAGagccagggaggaggaaaaCTCCGCCGACTCCAACAACAGACGGGCGGAGTTGGAGACTCTCGTCCTGGACACCCTGAACGGCCTGAAGCAGCAAGCTCAGCAAGCTCAACCTGCTCCCCAGCCTCCcccctcagaggatgaattATTCCTCAAAAGCCTGGTTCCTTCCCTGGAGAGGTTGTCACCCCAAAGGAAGGCATTTGTAAAATTTCAAATTCATAAACTTATTTATGAAGCCAGCACTGTTGTGCTCAATTTGGAACCTGCCGAGTAG